In Spirochaetota bacterium, a genomic segment contains:
- a CDS encoding 3-hydroxyacyl-CoA dehydrogenase family protein has translation MGVRAIKKVTVIGAGAMGNGIAEIHILNGFTVTMVDIKEEVLQKAIDKIKTNIAFLVNKEKITQQAMDEALSRLSISTDIAASVHNADCIIEAVPEVMDLKKNIFKTVSDAAPKDAIIASNTSSLSISELAEVVSEPSRFAGFHFFNPVNRMRLVEVIYGQKTSDDTIEALMELGTKLGKVAIKVLRDRPGFIVNRINAPLQPLWSAILDEGKISPASIDTVMKNHGAKMGPFELMDFVGLDVIYNVMQYYKTTLSPEWEPGRFIKDCIKKNELGMKTGKGIYVWQGGKAIIDTSTVTDYILPIDPLAIQLNESVRVLKEKVAASAEDIDKGQEAGMNQPGPFKTAMNVDHTLLAQRLQWLSDTYNLSYIKPEPEILDGSFRSFLK, from the coding sequence ATGGGTGTCAGAGCAATTAAAAAAGTCACGGTTATAGGTGCAGGTGCCATGGGCAATGGTATAGCAGAAATTCATATTTTGAATGGATTTACCGTAACCATGGTAGATATTAAAGAAGAAGTATTACAAAAGGCTATCGACAAAATAAAAACAAATATTGCTTTTCTTGTTAATAAAGAAAAAATAACTCAGCAGGCCATGGATGAAGCCTTGTCGCGGCTTTCTATATCTACTGATATTGCAGCATCGGTACATAATGCAGATTGTATTATAGAAGCAGTGCCAGAGGTAATGGATTTGAAGAAAAATATATTTAAAACTGTATCAGATGCAGCACCTAAGGATGCAATTATAGCAAGCAATACTTCATCCCTGAGTATCAGTGAACTGGCTGAAGTGGTGTCAGAGCCCTCACGTTTTGCAGGTTTTCACTTTTTTAACCCTGTGAACCGCATGCGTCTAGTTGAAGTAATTTATGGCCAAAAAACCTCTGATGACACTATTGAAGCATTGATGGAGCTGGGAACAAAATTGGGAAAGGTTGCCATCAAAGTATTGCGTGACCGGCCAGGTTTCATTGTGAACAGAATTAATGCTCCGCTCCAACCTTTATGGAGCGCAATTTTGGATGAAGGGAAAATATCACCTGCAAGCATTGATACTGTAATGAAGAATCATGGCGCAAAAATGGGACCTTTTGAACTTATGGATTTTGTGGGACTGGATGTTATTTATAATGTGATGCAGTATTATAAAACCACTCTTTCACCTGAATGGGAACCCGGCAGGTTCATTAAAGATTGTATAAAGAAAAATGAATTGGGCATGAAAACAGGCAAAGGTATATACGTATGGCAGGGTGGCAAAGCAATTATAGATACATCAACTGTTACAGATTATATATTGCCAATTGATCCATTAGCAATCCAGCTTAATGAGTCGGTACGTGTATTAAAAGAAAAAGTGGCTGCCAGTGCTGAAGATATTGATAAAGGTCAGGAAGCAGGTATGAATCAGCCTGGACCTTTTAAAACAGCTATGAATGTTGATCATACGCTCCTAGCACAGCGATTACAATGGCTTAGTGACACATATAATTTGAGTTATATCAAACCCGAACCTGAAATTCTTGATGGAAGTTTTAGATCATTTTTGAAATGA
- a CDS encoding enoyl-CoA hydratase-related protein, with protein MDVHNFIVTEVKNSIAYVFINRTEVMNALNRALLNQLGDRIDAVCSDSGVRALIIAGKGDHFAAGADIVEMSNQTPHEALAFSFNDVYNRIEQLHIPTCAAIRGYALGGGLELALACDFRVCHTSAQLGLPEIKLGIIPGAGGTQRLPRLIGLSRAKEMIYSGEFITAQKAYQWGLCDRVTDNDPIEEATNFLQSIIKRPVLALQAAKKAIMFGADSSLQKGLEFEALSFGVLFSTYDQKEGMNAFIEKRKPNFKGY; from the coding sequence ATGGACGTGCACAATTTTATTGTAACTGAGGTGAAGAATTCTATAGCGTATGTGTTTATTAACAGAACAGAAGTTATGAATGCACTCAACAGGGCATTATTAAACCAATTAGGAGATAGGATCGATGCTGTATGTAGTGATAGTGGGGTCAGAGCACTCATTATTGCTGGCAAAGGAGATCACTTTGCAGCAGGTGCGGACATTGTTGAAATGTCAAATCAGACGCCACATGAGGCATTAGCCTTTAGTTTTAACGATGTGTATAATCGGATTGAACAATTGCATATACCAACCTGTGCTGCAATAAGGGGATATGCGCTAGGAGGTGGGTTGGAGCTGGCGCTTGCATGTGATTTCAGAGTATGCCACACGTCTGCCCAGTTAGGACTTCCTGAAATAAAATTAGGCATTATTCCCGGTGCAGGTGGCACCCAGCGTTTGCCTCGCCTCATTGGATTGAGCCGCGCAAAAGAAATGATTTATAGCGGAGAGTTTATCACAGCCCAAAAGGCATATCAATGGGGTTTGTGCGATAGAGTAACTGATAATGATCCTATTGAAGAAGCTACAAACTTTTTACAATCTATTATCAAACGTCCTGTATTAGCATTACAGGCAGCTAAAAAAGCAATTATGTTTGGTGCCGATAGCTCCTTGCAAAAGGGCTTAGAGTTTGAGGCATTATCGTTTGGAGTATTGTTTTCAACTTATGACCAGAAAGAAGGCATGAATGCATTCATCGAAAAACGGAAACCTAACTTTAAAGGATATTAG
- a CDS encoding thiolase family protein: protein MENNDVVIVSACRLAIGKFGGMYATMSALDLTIPVMKELVARAKIDPEIIDDCIWGCNYQKTNGENNLARVALVKAGLPITVPGITVHRNCTSSMSSVQLGYYQIKSGEADCIVAGGTDSMSNAQYTVDKMRYGTRIGHTEIRDSMWDSLTNLGIGPAMGITAENLAAKYAISRKEQDELALLSHRRAIAAIDSGYFKDEIVPIEVKIQKDTIVAQTDEHPRRDVTIEKLSALKPAFKEDGTVTAGNASGINDGAAGVILMSAKKAKELKVPILGRIISTATAGVDPDIMGIGPVPASRKALAKAGLSLKDIHLVELNEAFAAQYLACEKELGLNRDITNVNGSGISLGHPVGATGVRLIVTLVHEMKRRKVKYGLATLCAGGGMGTAVIIENI from the coding sequence ATGGAAAATAATGATGTTGTGATAGTTTCTGCATGCAGGTTAGCAATTGGCAAGTTTGGTGGAATGTATGCCACTATGAGTGCATTGGATTTAACAATTCCAGTAATGAAAGAACTTGTTGCACGTGCAAAAATAGATCCTGAGATAATTGATGATTGTATCTGGGGATGTAATTATCAAAAAACAAATGGCGAGAATAATCTTGCGCGTGTTGCTTTAGTAAAAGCTGGTCTTCCCATTACAGTGCCTGGTATAACTGTTCATAGAAACTGCACGTCATCTATGTCATCGGTACAATTGGGCTATTATCAGATAAAATCGGGTGAAGCAGATTGTATTGTAGCAGGTGGGACAGATAGCATGAGCAATGCACAGTACACAGTTGATAAGATGCGATATGGCACCCGCATAGGCCATACCGAAATTCGTGATTCAATGTGGGATTCACTTACAAACTTGGGTATAGGTCCTGCTATGGGTATAACTGCTGAAAATTTAGCAGCAAAGTACGCAATATCACGTAAAGAGCAGGATGAATTAGCATTGCTATCGCATAGAAGAGCCATTGCAGCAATTGACAGTGGATATTTTAAGGATGAGATAGTTCCTATTGAAGTTAAAATACAAAAAGATACAATCGTTGCACAGACTGATGAGCATCCTCGGCGTGATGTAACAATAGAAAAGCTATCAGCATTAAAACCAGCATTTAAAGAAGACGGTACTGTCACGGCAGGGAATGCATCAGGTATAAATGATGGTGCAGCTGGAGTGATTCTCATGTCAGCAAAGAAAGCAAAAGAATTGAAAGTGCCAATATTGGGTAGAATTATATCAACTGCAACTGCGGGTGTTGACCCGGATATTATGGGTATTGGGCCAGTACCAGCAAGCAGGAAGGCACTGGCAAAAGCAGGGTTATCATTAAAAGATATACACCTGGTTGAACTTAATGAAGCATTTGCTGCACAGTATTTGGCATGTGAAAAAGAATTAGGCCTTAACAGAGATATCACTAATGTAAATGGCAGCGGCATCTCATTGGGGCATCCAGTTGGCGCTACAGGTGTACGGCTTATTGTAACACTGGTACACGAAATGAAGCGAAGAAAAGTAAAATATGGCCTTGCCACATTATGTGCAGGAGGAGGTATGGGTACTGCTGTAATCATTGAGAACATATAA
- a CDS encoding acyl-CoA dehydrogenase: protein MRPNLLVDSRDVRFILFEMFDILQLSKFDIYKDFDRDTYESVLDLAETIAMEEIYPANTIADKEGIKFDPDTHTVVVPQVFKKAMHAFNEAGFTGIAQPISSGGMGMPELMYRMALEYFLAASISFTIYITLSNGATNLVRIFGNEEQKRLYLGNMVSGKWGGTMCLTEPQAGSDVGAIKTKAYRQSDGTYSIKGQKIFISSGENDLYENIIHMVLARIDGDPDGTKGLSLFLVPKILVNSDGTLGKRNDVICTGVEHKMGIKASATCTLSFGDNDCCVGYLLGNERDGIKNMFHMMNEARLDVGLEGLGVSSAAYMHAVQYAKLRVQGKTISKSEPTIIGHPDVKRMLLWMKSHVEAMRMLVALTAFNIDISRTRNDEIGKKAHALVEFLIPICKAGNTDLSWLITAEAVQVFGGYGYCGDYPVEQYARDAKILSIYEGTNGIQSIDLAMRKIVSDEKRERYNAYKEYAYQVLKNAGAIVPDAIIKEIEKAIKEMDSLIGIIEGKDASAVLSIATPLQQAFRILTHGILHVHSMTIAIKKLSSIVREYTLGDVPDGIDDNNEVAFYYGKVLSAQFFLNMEFPKYYSLLDSIRNENGIVMKAKAAIFTGVQEA from the coding sequence ATGCGCCCAAATCTTTTAGTGGATTCACGTGATGTAAGATTTATATTATTTGAAATGTTTGATATTTTACAACTTTCAAAGTTTGATATATATAAAGATTTTGATAGGGATACGTATGAGTCAGTTCTGGATTTAGCTGAAACTATTGCGATGGAAGAGATATATCCCGCAAATACTATTGCAGATAAAGAAGGAATAAAATTTGATCCGGATACTCACACTGTTGTGGTGCCACAAGTTTTTAAAAAAGCGATGCATGCATTTAATGAAGCGGGATTTACAGGTATAGCACAACCAATATCAAGTGGTGGAATGGGGATGCCCGAACTTATGTACCGCATGGCACTGGAGTATTTTTTGGCAGCAAGTATTTCATTTACTATTTATATAACGTTGTCAAATGGTGCCACTAATCTTGTTCGCATTTTTGGCAATGAAGAACAAAAGCGCCTGTATTTGGGAAATATGGTAAGCGGTAAATGGGGCGGCACAATGTGTTTGACTGAACCGCAGGCGGGCTCAGATGTTGGAGCTATAAAAACAAAAGCATATCGACAAAGTGATGGTACCTATTCAATTAAGGGACAAAAGATATTCATATCTTCGGGGGAGAATGACCTGTACGAGAATATTATTCATATGGTATTGGCACGAATTGACGGTGACCCTGATGGTACCAAAGGTTTGTCCTTATTCCTTGTTCCTAAAATACTGGTCAATTCTGATGGAACTTTAGGAAAGCGAAACGATGTCATATGCACAGGTGTTGAACATAAAATGGGTATTAAAGCTTCCGCAACCTGTACATTGAGTTTTGGGGATAATGATTGCTGTGTTGGATACCTGTTGGGGAATGAACGCGATGGCATCAAGAATATGTTTCACATGATGAACGAAGCTCGCCTTGACGTGGGGCTGGAAGGATTGGGTGTTTCAAGTGCAGCGTATATGCATGCTGTGCAGTATGCAAAGTTGCGAGTACAAGGCAAGACTATTTCTAAAAGTGAGCCAACAATCATAGGGCATCCAGATGTAAAGAGAATGCTTTTGTGGATGAAATCACATGTGGAAGCTATGCGAATGCTTGTTGCTCTTACTGCATTTAACATCGATATTTCAAGAACTCGGAATGACGAAATTGGAAAGAAAGCTCATGCTCTTGTTGAGTTTTTAATTCCTATCTGCAAGGCAGGGAATACTGATTTATCGTGGTTAATTACTGCAGAGGCTGTTCAGGTATTTGGAGGGTATGGATATTGTGGTGATTATCCTGTAGAACAATATGCGCGTGATGCAAAGATATTGTCAATATATGAAGGCACCAATGGCATTCAGTCAATTGATCTTGCAATGCGTAAAATTGTATCTGATGAAAAAAGGGAGCGTTATAATGCTTATAAGGAATATGCATACCAAGTTTTAAAAAATGCGGGGGCGATAGTACCTGATGCAATAATCAAAGAAATTGAAAAAGCAATCAAAGAAATGGATTCACTTATTGGTATCATTGAAGGCAAAGATGCTTCGGCGGTATTAAGTATAGCAACTCCTTTGCAGCAGGCATTCAGAATACTGACACATGGAATTTTACATGTACATTCAATGACCATTGCTATAAAGAAATTATCTTCGATTGTCAGAGAATATACATTGGGAGATGTTCCTGATGGTATAGACGATAACAATGAAGTAGCATTTTATTATGGTAAAGTTCTTTCTGCACAATTTTTTCTAAATATGGAATTTCCAAAATATTATAGCCTGCTTGATAGCATCCGCAATGAGAATGGCATTGTCATGAAAGCAAAGGCAGCAATTTTTACCGGAGTTCAGGAAGCATAA
- a CDS encoding patatin family protein, translated as MKLHESVYIHNADVTPRGKRALIVEGGGMRGVFSAGVLFAMGLGGVTQFDLYIGVSAGACNLASFLGRQYERNFYIMEKWSASKRFINPLRLLYGNVMDLDWLWDTTISNYRLNLKEIFKDTTKEFLIVVTSMNTGKALYIKPCEDNLEFVLKASSALPILYRNTLYIDGHRVADGGVGDSIPVLEAYKRGARDIVVIRSQGKGYRKNNIKFKPILKILFLRYPEFTHALMQRHTMYNAAIEFIEKPPGDVRIIEVCPPATFKTKRTTTHTQKLLKDYYTGIQAGYALCRYYKQFL; from the coding sequence ATGAAGTTGCATGAATCAGTATATATCCATAATGCCGATGTAACGCCGCGCGGAAAAAGAGCTCTCATCGTTGAAGGTGGAGGCATGCGCGGCGTTTTTTCTGCCGGTGTCCTTTTCGCTATGGGGTTAGGAGGAGTTACACAATTTGATCTGTACATAGGGGTATCGGCTGGTGCATGTAATTTGGCATCATTTCTTGGTCGGCAGTATGAACGCAATTTTTACATAATGGAAAAGTGGTCGGCTTCAAAGCGGTTTATCAATCCATTGCGGTTATTGTATGGCAATGTAATGGATTTAGACTGGCTATGGGATACTACTATCAGTAACTATCGCCTAAACTTAAAAGAAATATTTAAGGATACAACAAAAGAGTTCCTTATTGTGGTTACCTCAATGAATACAGGGAAGGCACTGTACATTAAGCCATGTGAAGATAATCTTGAATTTGTTTTGAAAGCTTCAAGTGCCTTACCAATTTTATATAGAAATACATTGTACATTGATGGGCACCGTGTAGCTGATGGTGGTGTAGGTGATTCAATTCCTGTTTTAGAAGCATACAAAAGAGGTGCTCGTGATATTGTCGTCATTCGTTCGCAGGGCAAGGGGTACAGAAAAAATAATATAAAGTTTAAGCCTATTTTAAAAATACTATTTTTACGCTATCCAGAATTTACTCATGCTTTGATGCAAAGGCATACGATGTATAATGCTGCGATTGAATTTATTGAAAAGCCACCGGGTGATGTACGGATTATAGAAGTGTGCCCGCCTGCTACATTCAAAACTAAGCGCACAACAACTCATACACAAAAACTTTTAAAAGATTATTATACAGGCATACAGGCTGGTTATGCACTATGCAGGTATTATAAACAATTTTTATAG
- a CDS encoding lysophospholipid acyltransferase family protein gives MTKKRIQYTMFNTPIIKHILRILAFLIRMLVGWKKVGTLPDVPQYLAILAFHTSNWDVFYGILLAFAFKVDIYFMAKSQLFRFPFAPLVRFLGGIPIDRSVSSNTVQATIDLYKKYEKFAIALAPEGTRKKVEKWKTGFYHIAVGANVPIILAFLDYKSKSGGVGAVVYPTGNMKADFQIIKDFYSKVNARYPELASLPQDQ, from the coding sequence ATGACAAAAAAAAGAATCCAGTACACAATGTTCAATACTCCTATAATTAAACATATACTTCGTATACTTGCATTTCTAATAAGAATGCTGGTAGGATGGAAAAAAGTAGGGACATTGCCTGATGTGCCACAATATCTGGCTATTTTAGCTTTTCACACATCAAACTGGGATGTATTTTATGGCATTTTACTTGCTTTCGCATTCAAAGTTGATATATATTTTATGGCTAAAAGTCAGCTATTCCGTTTCCCGTTTGCACCACTTGTCCGTTTCTTAGGTGGAATACCTATTGATCGTTCTGTATCAAGTAATACCGTACAGGCAACTATAGATTTATATAAAAAATATGAAAAATTTGCTATTGCATTAGCTCCAGAAGGAACACGTAAAAAAGTTGAAAAATGGAAAACTGGTTTCTATCATATTGCAGTAGGAGCCAATGTTCCTATAATTCTGGCATTTTTAGATTACAAATCAAAATCAGGAGGTGTGGGGGCTGTGGTATATCCTACTGGTAATATGAAAGCTGATTTTCAGATTATAAAGGATTTCTACAGCAAAGTGAATGCACGGTATCCTGAACTTGCTTCGTTACCACAAGATCAATAA
- the nfi gene encoding deoxyribonuclease V (cleaves DNA at apurinic or apyrimidinic sites), whose product MNSFNWNCSVQEAIELQKHLSHSVIVKGKPDKIEYIAGIDVALTPLGVGYCIIAVFSFPELKFCEEVFSSGPITFPYVPGLLSFREGPLIVQAYKKLNIKPDILIFDGQGIAHPRRFGIASHIGVLLDIPAIGCAKSRLCGTYSEPGISKGDRSYLYDNGECIGVVLRTRTRVKPVFVSPGNKVGIDEAADIILKCTDNYRIPVPTRYAHCRVGEYKRNAVDTNEKNS is encoded by the coding sequence ATGAATTCATTCAACTGGAACTGCAGTGTACAGGAAGCCATTGAATTACAGAAACATCTTTCGCATAGTGTAATTGTAAAAGGAAAACCGGATAAAATAGAGTACATTGCTGGCATTGATGTTGCTCTGACCCCTTTGGGTGTTGGTTATTGTATTATTGCTGTTTTCAGCTTTCCTGAATTGAAGTTTTGTGAAGAAGTTTTTAGTTCTGGCCCAATTACATTTCCGTATGTTCCAGGGCTTTTATCATTCAGAGAAGGACCTCTGATAGTACAGGCGTATAAAAAGTTAAACATTAAACCAGATATCCTTATTTTTGATGGTCAGGGTATTGCTCATCCCAGACGTTTTGGTATTGCTTCGCATATTGGGGTGTTGCTTGATATCCCAGCAATAGGCTGTGCAAAATCACGGTTATGTGGTACATACAGTGAGCCTGGTATCAGTAAGGGAGACAGATCCTATCTTTATGACAATGGTGAGTGTATAGGTGTGGTATTGCGAACACGTACACGAGTAAAGCCTGTTTTTGTATCACCAGGAAATAAAGTTGGTATAGATGAAGCTGCAGACATTATACTGAAATGTACCGATAACTATCGTATACCAGTACCTACACGCTATGCACATTGTAGAGTGGGAGAGTATAAAAGAAATGCAGTTGATACCAATGAAAAAAATAGTTGA
- a CDS encoding DUF1003 domain-containing protein: MNQIQCNICKKMFWEENMIVGHGINHEIEDLIRKDYPEWNDFCWICKNDLNAFKIKYIMNLIESEKGSIENLEREVIQSIQENDLLTFNTNLPKEKLKIRERIADKVASFGGSWKFIIIFISILVMWIVINGFYIINKPFDPYPFILLNLILSCLAALQAPIIMMSQNRQEMKDRIRSENDYKINLKSEIEIRTLHEKVDHLLLDQWSKMMKIQQVQLEILEEISNKFK, from the coding sequence ATGAACCAAATACAATGTAATATTTGTAAAAAGATGTTCTGGGAAGAGAATATGATAGTTGGACATGGTATTAACCATGAAATAGAAGATTTAATCAGAAAGGATTATCCTGAATGGAATGATTTTTGCTGGATATGTAAAAATGATCTTAATGCTTTTAAAATAAAATATATTATGAATCTTATTGAAAGCGAAAAAGGAAGTATAGAAAATCTTGAAAGAGAGGTTATTCAAAGTATACAAGAAAATGATTTATTAACATTTAATACAAATTTGCCCAAAGAAAAGTTGAAGATTAGGGAAAGAATAGCAGATAAAGTTGCATCATTTGGTGGAAGCTGGAAGTTTATAATAATATTTATTTCTATTTTAGTAATGTGGATAGTTATTAACGGTTTCTATATTATTAATAAGCCATTTGATCCCTATCCATTTATATTATTAAATTTAATTTTATCATGTTTAGCTGCTTTGCAAGCACCAATTATAATGATGAGTCAGAATCGTCAGGAAATGAAAGATCGTATCCGTTCAGAGAATGATTATAAAATAAATTTAAAATCTGAAATTGAAATTAGAACCTTACATGAAAAAGTTGACCATTTATTGCTTGATCAATGGTCGAAAATGATGAAAATACAGCAAGTCCAACTGGAGATATTAGAAGAAATAAGTAATAAGTTTAAATGA
- a CDS encoding methyl-accepting chemotaxis protein — protein sequence MNVSLTNDFSSYINQLIYSWLKTLILLGSVLVPGFLILDYVITPHELFPRFVVYRAVSTTLLIFQYFILRMSKPGRFNIIHGYAATLNTGFVISLMTVDLGGFASSYYAGLNLVIIGVNLLIPWPFIHSLINGLVVVSMYVGLNIIAIDSIDYISMINNLFFMISTVVITASFSYLRFKQLKSEFDLRAQLTNAQVDEIQALVNVATIISRGDLTVTISTSSGGAAGALEQAFSVMVANLRQAIQQFKELSQNLTLYSDTIKDSTTAIQKGVDVQLQVTSNASHIIQNMTQWFSKNARESEDIQKLANNAIHAATESSALMDKAIKSMNRIAQVAKISSQEVESLSQSSKRIHEIAEAIEEIADQTNLLALNAAIEAARAGEHGRGFAVVSDEVSKLADRTSRATKEISTMTERIIRDIANTASAMFEVNKEVETSSALITSMNSQMNELVNLAHKFNSLIAHISQSSKDQSVLIADAGKTLHSINAVSDELSQLVKDINGIVNGMYELIEKLETMVKEFKV from the coding sequence ATGAATGTATCTTTGACTAATGATTTTTCTTCTTATATCAATCAACTTATTTATTCGTGGCTCAAAACCTTGATCCTTCTTGGATCTGTTCTTGTTCCAGGGTTTTTGATCCTAGATTATGTTATAACTCCACATGAATTATTCCCGCGTTTTGTTGTATATAGAGCGGTATCCACAACACTGTTGATATTCCAGTATTTCATTTTGCGCATGTCAAAACCTGGCAGGTTTAATATAATACATGGCTATGCAGCAACGTTGAATACAGGTTTTGTTATTTCCCTGATGACTGTTGACTTGGGTGGTTTTGCTTCCAGTTATTATGCAGGGCTTAACCTGGTTATCATTGGTGTTAATCTGTTAATTCCATGGCCATTTATTCATTCTTTGATTAATGGACTTGTTGTGGTGAGCATGTATGTAGGGCTTAATATTATCGCAATAGATTCTATTGATTATATAAGTATGATAAATAATCTTTTCTTTATGATATCAACAGTAGTCATCACTGCTAGTTTTAGCTATTTACGCTTTAAACAGCTAAAAAGTGAATTTGATTTACGTGCACAGCTCACAAATGCTCAGGTTGATGAAATACAGGCTCTTGTGAATGTTGCTACAATTATCTCACGGGGTGACCTTACAGTTACTATTAGTACATCTTCGGGTGGTGCTGCTGGAGCGCTTGAGCAGGCATTCAGCGTCATGGTGGCAAACTTAAGGCAGGCAATACAGCAATTTAAAGAGCTTTCGCAAAATCTTACACTCTACAGTGATACAATTAAAGATAGCACCACCGCAATTCAAAAAGGTGTAGATGTACAGTTGCAGGTTACAAGCAATGCATCACATATAATTCAGAATATGACTCAGTGGTTTTCAAAAAATGCGCGCGAATCTGAAGATATACAAAAGCTGGCAAATAATGCAATACACGCTGCTACTGAAAGCAGCGCGTTGATGGATAAAGCAATTAAAAGCATGAACAGGATTGCACAGGTTGCAAAAATATCTTCACAGGAAGTTGAATCATTAAGCCAGTCCAGTAAAAGAATTCATGAAATAGCAGAAGCAATTGAGGAGATAGCTGACCAGACTAACCTTTTGGCACTCAATGCAGCTATAGAAGCAGCGCGGGCTGGAGAGCATGGACGAGGGTTTGCGGTTGTTTCTGACGAGGTAAGTAAATTAGCTGACCGTACAAGCAGAGCAACTAAAGAAATATCCACTATGACGGAGAGGATAATCAGAGATATTGCAAATACTGCAAGTGCCATGTTTGAAGTAAATAAAGAAGTTGAGACATCTTCTGCACTTATTACCAGTATGAACAGCCAGATGAATGAATTGGTGAACCTTGCGCACAAGTTTAATTCCTTAATTGCACATATTTCACAATCTTCAAAAGACCAGTCAGTGCTGATTGCTGATGCTGGAAAAACACTCCACAGTATAAATGCTGTTTCCGATGAGCTATCGCAACTTGTAAAAGATATTAATGGTATTGTAAACGGAATGTATGAGTTGATAGAGAAACTTGAAACTATGGTGAAGGAATTTAAAGTGTAA
- a CDS encoding FAD-dependent oxidoreductase, whose product MEQETIVIAGLGSAGYAALVTIKRINPKARVVVIDPKDNDIVHPCGLPYALEGIVIDEHLKQDIFLHRMNVEKRKGIVKSIDISKKEITVEQENSSHVVAYQKAILCTGYRPLLPPIINVEQYIHNGVYTLSSLSDLQMIKKEIHEKKRAIVIGAGAIGLEVAYALRVCGMAVTVIEAKEILSQAVDSDMAEIVEHYCSNQSIPIIMHAPVTALEKHTEEYIAITPEKEYTADIIIVATGFAPNCDWAVNSSLATNKDGVIVNEHLQVQPDLYAAGDCINNWSVIDKKPYPVKLATSAYKQGIVAAENVMGINSVYRGTAGTFVTKIGDLEIAATGFSTNVAKERGFSVIAGKISATVKPEYFPINERLTFKVLCDTNGKLIGAQAIGHGASARINIVSLAIEYGLTIDELMRFEMAYCPAVSEVNDILFKACEFAKRRLK is encoded by the coding sequence ATGGAACAAGAAACAATAGTAATAGCAGGATTGGGTTCGGCAGGGTATGCTGCGCTTGTTACGATAAAGCGTATTAATCCTAAAGCTCGTGTTGTTGTTATTGACCCTAAAGACAATGATATTGTTCATCCCTGTGGTTTGCCGTATGCGCTTGAGGGCATTGTAATTGATGAGCATCTCAAGCAGGATATTTTTTTGCACAGGATGAATGTTGAAAAGCGTAAGGGTATTGTGAAAAGTATTGATATTTCAAAAAAAGAAATTACTGTAGAGCAAGAAAATAGTAGTCATGTAGTTGCATACCAAAAAGCTATTTTGTGCACCGGTTACAGACCATTACTCCCGCCCATTATCAATGTTGAACAGTATATACACAATGGAGTATATACATTGAGCAGTCTATCCGATTTGCAAATGATAAAAAAGGAAATACATGAAAAAAAGCGGGCGATAGTTATTGGGGCAGGGGCTATAGGCCTTGAGGTTGCATATGCATTAAGAGTCTGTGGCATGGCTGTAACTGTAATTGAAGCAAAAGAAATTTTGTCACAAGCTGTTGATAGTGATATGGCTGAGATAGTAGAGCATTACTGTAGCAACCAAAGTATTCCCATTATAATGCATGCTCCAGTAACAGCATTGGAAAAGCATACGGAAGAATATATTGCAATAACTCCTGAAAAAGAATATACTGCCGACATTATCATTGTAGCTACCGGGTTTGCACCAAACTGTGATTGGGCTGTAAACTCTTCCCTTGCAACCAATAAAGATGGCGTAATAGTGAATGAACATCTGCAAGTACAACCGGATCTTTATGCTGCGGGAGATTGTATTAACAACTGGTCGGTTATAGATAAAAAGCCTTACCCGGTTAAATTGGCAACATCAGCATATAAGCAGGGAATTGTTGCTGCTGAAAATGTTATGGGAATAAATTCTGTATATCGTGGTACTGCAGGCACATTTGTAACAAAAATAGGTGATCTGGAGATTGCTGCAACAGGGTTTTCAACAAATGTTGCCAAGGAACGTGGCTTTTCTGTGATTGCAGGTAAAATTAGTGCTACAGTTAAACCAGAGTATTTTCCTATCAATGAACGTTTGACTTTTAAAGTACTGTGTGATACAAATGGAAAACTTATAGGTGCTCAGGCCATAGGCCATGGTGCATCTGCGCGTATCAACATAGTAAGCCTTGCTATAGAATATGGATTAACTATTGACGAACTTATGCGTTTTGAAATGGCGTATTGCCCTGCGGTTAGCGAAGTGAATGATATTTTGTTTAAAGCC